One segment of Manihot esculenta cultivar AM560-2 chromosome 4, M.esculenta_v8, whole genome shotgun sequence DNA contains the following:
- the LOC110612639 gene encoding pleiotropic drug resistance protein 1 isoform X1, protein MEGAEIYIPGGSLRRGDSSIWSSNAMEGFSKSSREEDDEEALKWAALERLPTYDRLKKGILATSKGASEIDIHGLGFHERKALIDRLVKVADQDNERFLLKLKDRIDRVGIEFPTLEVRFEHLTVETEAHVGSRALPSFLNFFVDTVEGLLNNLHMLPSRKKRFSILEDISGIIRPTRMTLLLGPPSSGKTTLLLALAGKLDPKLKLSGSVTYNGHGMNEFVPRRTAAYISQHDTHIGEMTVRETLAFSARCQGVGHRYEVLTELLRREKQSNIKPDPDVDVFMKGIAAEGQETNVITDYILKILGLDVCADIMVGNEMLRGVSGGQRKRVTTGEMLVGPAKALFMDEISTGLDSSTTFQIVNSIKQFIRFLNGTAVISLLQPAPETYDLFDDIILLSDGHIVYQGPREHVLEFFEHMGFRCPERKGVADFLQEVTSRKDQQQYWACKDSPYSFITVKEFAEAFQSFHVGQRLKDELSTPFDKAKNHPAALATKKYGVGNIQLLKACFSRELLLMKRNSFVHVFKLTQLTIMAMVAMTLFFRTEMHRDSITDGGIYSGSLFFSVIFIMFNGLSEMSMTISKLPVFYKQRNLLFYPAWVYSLPPWITKIPITLVQVALWVFITYYVIGYDPSAGRLFRQYFLLVLISQMASALFRFIAAAGRNMIVAHTFGAFALVLLFALGGFVLSRDDIKKWWIWGYWISPLMYGQNAIVVNEFFGKSWSHVLPNSTEPLGVQVLKSRGFFPHAYWYWIGVGALVGFTLLYNFCFIIALTFLEPLQKPQAVLSEDTPSNEPGRTAGAIQLLSQDSSHKTPTDSGRGSSFRISSERTEVTIEGNRERKKGMVLPFEPHSITFNDVKYSVDMPQEMKNQGATEDKLELLRGVSGAFRPGVLTALMGSSGAGKTTLMDVLSGRKTGGYIEGNIKISGYPKKQETFARISGYCEQNDIHSPHVTVYESLLYSAWLRLPAEVSSETRKMFIEEVMQLVELTSLRQALVGLPGVSGLSTEQRKRLTIAVELVANPSLIFMDEPTSGLDARAAAIVMRAVRNTVDTGRTVVCTIHQPSIDIFEAFDELFLMKRGGQEIYVGPLGRHSCHLIKYFEGIEGVPNIKDGYNPATWMLEVTTSAQETVLGIDFAVSYRNSELYRRNKALIGELSTPAPGSKDLYFPTQYSQAFLVQCMACLWKQCWSYWRNPAYTAVRLLFTTVIALTFGTMFWDLGSKTTKRQDLLNAMGSMYAAIVFLGIQNASSVQPVVAVERTVFYRERAAGMYSPLAYAFAQVVIELPYIFSQAVVYGLIVYAMIGFEWTAAKFFWYLFFMYFTLLYYTFYGMMSVAVTPNQHVASIVSSAFYSLWNLFSGFIIPRPRMPVWWRWYSWACPVAYTLYGLVSSQFGDIKHTLESGDSVEEFVRSYFDFKHELLGAIAAAVVGFAALFAFTFAVCIKFFNFQRR, encoded by the exons ATGGAGGGTGCTGAAATCTATATACCAGGTGGTAGTTTAAGAAGAGGAGACTCTTCTATATGGAGCAGCAATGCTATGGAAGGCTtctccaaatcttcaagagaagaagatgatgaagaggCTCTGAAATGGGCTGCTCTTGAGAGATTACCTACCTATGATCGTCTGAAGAAAGGCATATTAGCTACATCTAAAGGTGCCAGCGAAATAGATATTCACGGTCTTGGGTTTCATGAAAGGAAAGCTTTGATTGATAGATTGGTAAAAGTTGCAGACCAGGATAATGAGAGGTTCTTGTTGAAGCTCAAGGACCGGATTGATAG AGTTGGAATTGAGTTTCCAACTCTTGAAGTTCGATTTGAGCATCTGACTGTTGAGACAGAAGCTCATGTTGGAAGCAGAGCTTTGCCCTCATTCTTAAACTTCTTTGTCGACACAGTAGAG GGTTTATTGAACAATCTTCATATGCTTCCAAGTAGAAAGAAACGCTTCTCTATCCTTGAGGACATTAGTGGAATCATCAGACCAACTAG AATGACATTGCTTTTGGGTCCTCCAAGTTCTGGGAAGACCACTCTTTTGTTGGCTTTGGCCGGAAAACTTGATCCTAAACTAAAG CTTTCTGGTAGTGTTACTTACAATGGTCATGGAATGAATGAGTTTGTGCCCAGGAGAACAGCTGCCTATATCAGTCAACATGATACTCATATAGGAGAAATGACTGTGAGGGAAACCTTGGCCTTTTCTGCAAGATGCCAAGGTGTCGGACACCGATATG AGGTGTTAACAGAGTTATTAAGAAGAGAAAAACAATCAAATATTAAGCCTGATCCTGATGTTGATGTCTTCATGAAG GGAATAGCTGCAGAAGGTCAGGAGACTAATGTGATTACAGATTACATTCTTAAG ATTTTAGGGCTAGATGTGTGTGCAGATATTATGGTTGGGAATGAAATGTTAAGGGGTGTCTCTGGAGGGCAAAGGAAGCGTGTCACAACAG GTGAGATGCTGGTAGGACCAGCAAAAGCACTGTTCATGGATGAGATTTCTACTGGCTTGGACAGTTCAACTACTTTCCAAATTGTGAACTCAATAAAGCAATTCATTAGATTTCTTAATGGAACAGCTGTCATCTCTCTGCTACAGCCAGCTCCAGAGACATATGATCTCTTCGATGATATTATTCTCCTGTCTGATGGCCACATTGTGTACCAGGGTCCCCGTGAACATGTACTCGAGTTTTTTGAACATATGGGATTCAGGTGTCCTGAAAGAAAGGGTGTGGCTGACTTCTTACAAGAA GTAACATCAAGGAAAGATCAACAGCAGTATTGGGCGTGTAAAGACTCGCCTTATAGTTTTATCACAGTTAAGGAATTTGCAGAGGCATTTCAGTCATTTCATGTAGGACAAAGACTTAAAGATGAGCTTTCTACTCCATTTGACAAAGCCAAGAACCATCCAGCTGCTTTGGCGACAAAAAAGTATGGCGTTGGTAATATTCAACTGCTGAAAGCTTGCTTCTCTAGAGAGTTACTGCTCATGAAGAGGAACTCATTTGTCCACGTCTTCAAGCTTACCCAA CTTACAATAATGGCAATGGTTGCTATGACACTCTTCTTCCGGACTGAGATGCACCGAGATTCAATAACTGATGGAGGAATTTACTCGGGTTCTTTATTCTTCTCTGTGATTTTTATCATGTTCAATGGTTTGTCGGAGATGTCAATGACCATTTCAAAGCTTCCAGTATTTTACAAGCAAAGAAATCTCCTGTTCTACCCTGCATGGGTGTATTCTCTTCCTCCATGGATCACTAAAATTCCCATCACGCTCGTGCAAGTTGCCCTTTGGGTGTTCATCACCTATTATGTTATCGGATATGATCCCAGTGCTGGAAG ATTATTCAGGCAGTATTTTCTGCTTGTTCTTATTAGCCAAATGGCTTCTGCATTATTTCGATTTATCGCTGCAGCAGGAAGGAATATGATTGTTGCTCACACCTTTGGAGCATTTGCATTAGTCCTACTTTTTGCATTGGGCGGCTTTGTCTTGTCACGAG ATGACATAAAGAAATGGTGGATATGGGGTTACTGGATATCACCATTAATGTATGGGCAGAATGCAATTGTAGTTAATGAGTTCTTTGGAAAGAGTTGGAGTCAT GTTCTCCCAAACTCAACAGAACCACTGGGAGTTCAGGTTTTGAAGTCTCGAGGATTCTTCCCACATGCATATTGGTATTGGATAGGAGTAGGGGCATTGGTTGGGTTCACACTGCTATATAACTTCTGTTTTATTATAGCTCTCACATTCCTTGAAC CATTGCAGAAGCCTCAAGCTGTTCTGTCTGAAGACACTCCAAGTAATGAACCTGGAAGAACAGCTGGAGCTATTCAGTTATTGAGCCAGGATAGCAGTCACAAAACACCTACAG ATAGTGGGAGAGGTAGTTCATTCAGGATATCATCTGAAAGGACAGAGGTCACCATTGAAGGCAATCgtgaaagaaaaaaaggaatGGTTCTTCCATTTGAACCACATTCTATCACCTTCAATGATGTTAAATATTCCGTGGACATGCCACAG GAAATGAAAAATCAAGGTGCGACTGAAGATAAATTGGAGCTTTTGCGGGGTGTGAGTGGTGCTTTCAGGCCTGGTGTTCTCACAGCTCTAATGGGTTCTAGTGGTGCTGGCAAAACTACTCTGATGGATGTGCTGTCTGGTAGAAAAACTGGAGGATACATAGAGGGAAACATCAAAATATCTGGTTACCCTAAGAAACAAGAAACTTTTGCCAGAATTTCAGGGTATTGTGAGCAAAATGACATCCATTCTCCTCATGTTACTGTCTATGAATCTTTGCTATACTCTGCCTGGCTTCGTCTTCCTGCTGAAGTGAGCAGTGAAACCAGAAAG ATGTTCATCGAGGAAGTTATGCAGCTTGTGGAACTGACGTCACTGAGGCAAGCTTTAGTCGGATTACCCGGTGTAAGTGGCCTCTCGACTGAGCAACGCAAGCGGCTGACTATTGCAGTAGAGCTAGTGGCAAACCCTTCTTTAATTTTCATGGATGAGCCAACTTCAGGGCTAGATGCAAGAGCTGCTGCAATCGTTATGAGAGCAGTTAGGAACACCGTGGACACTGGAAGAACAGTTGTTTGCACCATCCACCAGCCAAGCATTGACATATTTGAAGCTTTTGACGAA CTATTCCTAATGAAGCGAGGAGGACAAGAAATATATGTGGGACCACTGGGTCGCCATTCTTGCCATCTAATCAAGTATTTTgag GGAATTGAAGGCGTACCTAACATTAAAGATGGATACAACCCAGCAACTTGGATGTTGGAAGTTACCACTTCAGCTCAAGAAACAGTTCTGGGGATAGACTTTGCTGTTTCATACAGAAATTCAGAGCTATATAG GAGAAACAAAGCACTTATTGGTGAATTAAGCACACCTGCTCCGGGTTCAAAGGACCTGTACTTTCCCACACAGTACTCCCAGGCATTTTTGGTACAATGCATGGCTTGCTTATGGAAGCAATGCTGGTCATACTGGCGCAATCCAGCATATACTGCTGTGAGATTGCTCTTCACAACCGTCATAGCTTTAACTTTTGGAACAATGTTCTGGGACCTTGGCTCCAAAAC GACAAAGCGGCAAGATCTACTCAATGCAATGGGATCTATGTATGCTGCAATCGTCTTCCTTGGTATCCAAAATGCTTCATCTGTGCAACCAGTAGTTGCTGTCGAAAGAACCGTCTTCTACAGAGAGAGAGCTGCTGGAATGTATTCCCCCTTGGCCTATGCCTTTGCACAG GTTGTCATTGAGCTTCCATATATTTTCTCACAAGCTGTGGTATATGGCCTTATAGTCTATGCAATGATTGGATTTGAATGGACTGCTGCTAAGTTCTTTTGGTACCTATTCTTCATGTACTTTACATTATTGTATTACACCTTTTATGGCATGATGTCTGTGGCTGTGACACCAAACCAACACGTCGCATCCATCGTTTCCTCTGCATTCTATTCCCTGTGGAATCTTTTTTCAGGATTTATAATCCCACGACCA AGGATGCCTGTGTGGTGGAGATGGTATTCTTGGGCATGTCCAGTGGCATACACATTGTACGGCTTAGTTTCATCACAATTTGGAGATATAAAGCATACGCTTGAATCAGGCGATTCTGTCGAAGAATTTGTGAGAAGTTACTTTGATTTCAAACATGAGCTTCTAGGAGCAATTGCAGCTGCAGTTGTTGGCTTTGCTGCTCTTTTTGCATTTACCTTTGCCGTTTGCATCAAGTTCTTCAATTTCCAAAGGCGTTGA
- the LOC110612639 gene encoding pleiotropic drug resistance protein 1 isoform X2 — translation MGIAAEGQETNVITDYILKILGLDVCADIMVGNEMLRGVSGGQRKRVTTGEMLVGPAKALFMDEISTGLDSSTTFQIVNSIKQFIRFLNGTAVISLLQPAPETYDLFDDIILLSDGHIVYQGPREHVLEFFEHMGFRCPERKGVADFLQEVTSRKDQQQYWACKDSPYSFITVKEFAEAFQSFHVGQRLKDELSTPFDKAKNHPAALATKKYGVGNIQLLKACFSRELLLMKRNSFVHVFKLTQLTIMAMVAMTLFFRTEMHRDSITDGGIYSGSLFFSVIFIMFNGLSEMSMTISKLPVFYKQRNLLFYPAWVYSLPPWITKIPITLVQVALWVFITYYVIGYDPSAGRLFRQYFLLVLISQMASALFRFIAAAGRNMIVAHTFGAFALVLLFALGGFVLSRDDIKKWWIWGYWISPLMYGQNAIVVNEFFGKSWSHVLPNSTEPLGVQVLKSRGFFPHAYWYWIGVGALVGFTLLYNFCFIIALTFLEPLQKPQAVLSEDTPSNEPGRTAGAIQLLSQDSSHKTPTDSGRGSSFRISSERTEVTIEGNRERKKGMVLPFEPHSITFNDVKYSVDMPQEMKNQGATEDKLELLRGVSGAFRPGVLTALMGSSGAGKTTLMDVLSGRKTGGYIEGNIKISGYPKKQETFARISGYCEQNDIHSPHVTVYESLLYSAWLRLPAEVSSETRKMFIEEVMQLVELTSLRQALVGLPGVSGLSTEQRKRLTIAVELVANPSLIFMDEPTSGLDARAAAIVMRAVRNTVDTGRTVVCTIHQPSIDIFEAFDELFLMKRGGQEIYVGPLGRHSCHLIKYFEGIEGVPNIKDGYNPATWMLEVTTSAQETVLGIDFAVSYRNSELYRRNKALIGELSTPAPGSKDLYFPTQYSQAFLVQCMACLWKQCWSYWRNPAYTAVRLLFTTVIALTFGTMFWDLGSKTTKRQDLLNAMGSMYAAIVFLGIQNASSVQPVVAVERTVFYRERAAGMYSPLAYAFAQVVIELPYIFSQAVVYGLIVYAMIGFEWTAAKFFWYLFFMYFTLLYYTFYGMMSVAVTPNQHVASIVSSAFYSLWNLFSGFIIPRPRMPVWWRWYSWACPVAYTLYGLVSSQFGDIKHTLESGDSVEEFVRSYFDFKHELLGAIAAAVVGFAALFAFTFAVCIKFFNFQRR, via the exons ATG GGAATAGCTGCAGAAGGTCAGGAGACTAATGTGATTACAGATTACATTCTTAAG ATTTTAGGGCTAGATGTGTGTGCAGATATTATGGTTGGGAATGAAATGTTAAGGGGTGTCTCTGGAGGGCAAAGGAAGCGTGTCACAACAG GTGAGATGCTGGTAGGACCAGCAAAAGCACTGTTCATGGATGAGATTTCTACTGGCTTGGACAGTTCAACTACTTTCCAAATTGTGAACTCAATAAAGCAATTCATTAGATTTCTTAATGGAACAGCTGTCATCTCTCTGCTACAGCCAGCTCCAGAGACATATGATCTCTTCGATGATATTATTCTCCTGTCTGATGGCCACATTGTGTACCAGGGTCCCCGTGAACATGTACTCGAGTTTTTTGAACATATGGGATTCAGGTGTCCTGAAAGAAAGGGTGTGGCTGACTTCTTACAAGAA GTAACATCAAGGAAAGATCAACAGCAGTATTGGGCGTGTAAAGACTCGCCTTATAGTTTTATCACAGTTAAGGAATTTGCAGAGGCATTTCAGTCATTTCATGTAGGACAAAGACTTAAAGATGAGCTTTCTACTCCATTTGACAAAGCCAAGAACCATCCAGCTGCTTTGGCGACAAAAAAGTATGGCGTTGGTAATATTCAACTGCTGAAAGCTTGCTTCTCTAGAGAGTTACTGCTCATGAAGAGGAACTCATTTGTCCACGTCTTCAAGCTTACCCAA CTTACAATAATGGCAATGGTTGCTATGACACTCTTCTTCCGGACTGAGATGCACCGAGATTCAATAACTGATGGAGGAATTTACTCGGGTTCTTTATTCTTCTCTGTGATTTTTATCATGTTCAATGGTTTGTCGGAGATGTCAATGACCATTTCAAAGCTTCCAGTATTTTACAAGCAAAGAAATCTCCTGTTCTACCCTGCATGGGTGTATTCTCTTCCTCCATGGATCACTAAAATTCCCATCACGCTCGTGCAAGTTGCCCTTTGGGTGTTCATCACCTATTATGTTATCGGATATGATCCCAGTGCTGGAAG ATTATTCAGGCAGTATTTTCTGCTTGTTCTTATTAGCCAAATGGCTTCTGCATTATTTCGATTTATCGCTGCAGCAGGAAGGAATATGATTGTTGCTCACACCTTTGGAGCATTTGCATTAGTCCTACTTTTTGCATTGGGCGGCTTTGTCTTGTCACGAG ATGACATAAAGAAATGGTGGATATGGGGTTACTGGATATCACCATTAATGTATGGGCAGAATGCAATTGTAGTTAATGAGTTCTTTGGAAAGAGTTGGAGTCAT GTTCTCCCAAACTCAACAGAACCACTGGGAGTTCAGGTTTTGAAGTCTCGAGGATTCTTCCCACATGCATATTGGTATTGGATAGGAGTAGGGGCATTGGTTGGGTTCACACTGCTATATAACTTCTGTTTTATTATAGCTCTCACATTCCTTGAAC CATTGCAGAAGCCTCAAGCTGTTCTGTCTGAAGACACTCCAAGTAATGAACCTGGAAGAACAGCTGGAGCTATTCAGTTATTGAGCCAGGATAGCAGTCACAAAACACCTACAG ATAGTGGGAGAGGTAGTTCATTCAGGATATCATCTGAAAGGACAGAGGTCACCATTGAAGGCAATCgtgaaagaaaaaaaggaatGGTTCTTCCATTTGAACCACATTCTATCACCTTCAATGATGTTAAATATTCCGTGGACATGCCACAG GAAATGAAAAATCAAGGTGCGACTGAAGATAAATTGGAGCTTTTGCGGGGTGTGAGTGGTGCTTTCAGGCCTGGTGTTCTCACAGCTCTAATGGGTTCTAGTGGTGCTGGCAAAACTACTCTGATGGATGTGCTGTCTGGTAGAAAAACTGGAGGATACATAGAGGGAAACATCAAAATATCTGGTTACCCTAAGAAACAAGAAACTTTTGCCAGAATTTCAGGGTATTGTGAGCAAAATGACATCCATTCTCCTCATGTTACTGTCTATGAATCTTTGCTATACTCTGCCTGGCTTCGTCTTCCTGCTGAAGTGAGCAGTGAAACCAGAAAG ATGTTCATCGAGGAAGTTATGCAGCTTGTGGAACTGACGTCACTGAGGCAAGCTTTAGTCGGATTACCCGGTGTAAGTGGCCTCTCGACTGAGCAACGCAAGCGGCTGACTATTGCAGTAGAGCTAGTGGCAAACCCTTCTTTAATTTTCATGGATGAGCCAACTTCAGGGCTAGATGCAAGAGCTGCTGCAATCGTTATGAGAGCAGTTAGGAACACCGTGGACACTGGAAGAACAGTTGTTTGCACCATCCACCAGCCAAGCATTGACATATTTGAAGCTTTTGACGAA CTATTCCTAATGAAGCGAGGAGGACAAGAAATATATGTGGGACCACTGGGTCGCCATTCTTGCCATCTAATCAAGTATTTTgag GGAATTGAAGGCGTACCTAACATTAAAGATGGATACAACCCAGCAACTTGGATGTTGGAAGTTACCACTTCAGCTCAAGAAACAGTTCTGGGGATAGACTTTGCTGTTTCATACAGAAATTCAGAGCTATATAG GAGAAACAAAGCACTTATTGGTGAATTAAGCACACCTGCTCCGGGTTCAAAGGACCTGTACTTTCCCACACAGTACTCCCAGGCATTTTTGGTACAATGCATGGCTTGCTTATGGAAGCAATGCTGGTCATACTGGCGCAATCCAGCATATACTGCTGTGAGATTGCTCTTCACAACCGTCATAGCTTTAACTTTTGGAACAATGTTCTGGGACCTTGGCTCCAAAAC GACAAAGCGGCAAGATCTACTCAATGCAATGGGATCTATGTATGCTGCAATCGTCTTCCTTGGTATCCAAAATGCTTCATCTGTGCAACCAGTAGTTGCTGTCGAAAGAACCGTCTTCTACAGAGAGAGAGCTGCTGGAATGTATTCCCCCTTGGCCTATGCCTTTGCACAG GTTGTCATTGAGCTTCCATATATTTTCTCACAAGCTGTGGTATATGGCCTTATAGTCTATGCAATGATTGGATTTGAATGGACTGCTGCTAAGTTCTTTTGGTACCTATTCTTCATGTACTTTACATTATTGTATTACACCTTTTATGGCATGATGTCTGTGGCTGTGACACCAAACCAACACGTCGCATCCATCGTTTCCTCTGCATTCTATTCCCTGTGGAATCTTTTTTCAGGATTTATAATCCCACGACCA AGGATGCCTGTGTGGTGGAGATGGTATTCTTGGGCATGTCCAGTGGCATACACATTGTACGGCTTAGTTTCATCACAATTTGGAGATATAAAGCATACGCTTGAATCAGGCGATTCTGTCGAAGAATTTGTGAGAAGTTACTTTGATTTCAAACATGAGCTTCTAGGAGCAATTGCAGCTGCAGTTGTTGGCTTTGCTGCTCTTTTTGCATTTACCTTTGCCGTTTGCATCAAGTTCTTCAATTTCCAAAGGCGTTGA